Below is a genomic region from Henckelia pumila isolate YLH828 chromosome 3, ASM3356847v2, whole genome shotgun sequence.
CTTGAGTTTAACAATGTGATTTGCCTTAAGTGTGATCTGAGCATGATTTCAAGTGTATTCATAGTGCTGCTTTAGATTTTTGCATTTCTGTTGTATTGACTTCCTACTACAGGTATCTTTTCCTAGAGAAAAAGAGGGGAAAAGCTCTAGATTCTGTCGGAAATTTTCATTTGCAAAATGGAGCGGTatgttatttaatattattctgTACGATTTCACTTCTCTTCTGTCATGGTTGTTGCAATTTATGTGCGTTGGATGCTGCTGGGCTGACGGGTTgtggctttttttttttatgtggtTTCGAGTTTACTTAAAATCATTCGTTAGCTTCCCTAGTAAAAATCCATGTTGCCGCATCTACTTTCAATTGACTTCGAGCATGCTCACAAACTATCTGGATGAGCTTTAAGTCATTGGTGGTTTGATCTGTACAAGTTTACTCTCACAAAAACACTATGAAAAAATGTCTGTCCAGTAAAGAGACAGGGGAGATGAATTTGAATTGCAAAGTATCAGTATGGAAGAAGTTCATTGTAATCAGTAGTCATTTTGTATATTATATTTACAAGTGATCAGGAAAGTTAATTTACTTATGTGTACGTACAATAATACTTATCTTGTTTCATGCTTATTGCATTTATGTGCGTCGGACGATTGGAAGAATTACATATTGTTAATCATATGTACAGATGATCGGAAGAATTAATTGGATGGCTGATCGGTCAGAAAAAGGCCTAAGACAGAGTGCAGGAATAATGGTCAATTATATTTACAAGTAAGGCATTGATCTATATTTGCTTGGGCTCTCTATTCTATGGATGTTTCCATGCTTCCATCTTCTGAAAAAAAGGCACTTCATGCACATTGTTATGGTCCTTGCCATTCGGTCATGGCTATGGAATTCAATTATCAAACTTTAGTTTTGTCTTTTGTCTATGATCAACAGAAACTATTCACATGCTGACTTTGCAGGGTTGATAACATCGAAGAAAATGCTAAATCATATTTTAGTAAAGGGCAAATCCAAGCTTCTTCAGATGTCAGAGCCTACATTGAGGTAATCATTTGCCACCAGAGAACATTTGTTGTTTAGATATTATATGTACGTCTTTACCTTATTGACCCTCATTGCCTGAATATCCACCAAAAACACCCGGTTTATGCTTACAATGATTTGGTTCGTGCAGCCAAGTCAGGATAATCATGAAGAAACCAAGGGCTAGAAGATTGCATTATAGTTCGTGCTCGAAATCGACAGGTCAAGTCTCTGCATGCACCCTAGTATTCAATGAATGACACCATAAAAATCCCTTCACATACTTAATTTATCTTTTGGAGCGAATATTGTGGCTTCCGTTTGTTTTGGTCTCTCTTTTTTTGGGAACAAAAAATGTGTGCATTTAGTTCAGCTGCTTCCATGATATAGTCGCATGTCCTTTGTTTCCTTAAAATTAATTctacatgcaacaacaattagCAACAATTTAATGGGTTCTTGTGCTAGTTTAACCCGACGAGAGATTATATATGATTTCAATATTTCTGGAATTACTTTTTGAGTATCAAGTTATTATGATGATTGTAACTGAGCTCCCTAGAGTTTCAAAGTTAATCGCTATGGGAAATATTCTTACATGATTAACTGCCAGTTATTGTATTGTGCTCTCCAGTCTGTGAAGAAGCAAGCATGCCTATTTTTAGCCATTTAACTTGAATTTTTATCTTATTGCATTGGATATACAACAAATTACAGTCATATTGTCTGTTCGATTGAGGAAGGTGTCCTGTCATCACTTCTCACTCTCCGTCATAACATGAGTTTCTGATACATAGTCCCTCATGACTTTTGTGTTGTGTTCATCCATCATCTGTAATCATTCATGCAAACTGCACAATTAGTAAAAACTAGTTGAAGATCgaaaataaaatagaagaaaAAGACCGTCTTCTCTTAACCTTCGATGCCAGACGCTTCAGGTTGTCCCATTCAAAATCTCTCTTGCAATATGCAGACCGGACCTTGATTACATATTAGACACAGAAATTGTACAATTTGCAACTTTTTCTGGTGAAAATAACATTGAAGTGAAATTCTTAATTACGGTATAGAAAGATACTGACCTCTAGTATGCGTAGAGCTgaaaagaaaaatcaaatcatAAGCATACCATGCCATTGGCACACAGatgttaatatttttttgaatcaaTATTTCAGATTATACAAAAAGTGAATTATTGACGTACCTAAACTTCTGTGCCTGGATGACTCCCGCATCAAATCAGCACAAAACTTATCTCCATCATTCAAGGAATGCTGTTCCAGGAACTGCATCAGTTCCGCATACGCCTCTCTGTTGTAGCTCTGTTCTTCCAATCTACTGTGAGTTTCTAAAACTCATCC
It encodes:
- the LOC140886936 gene encoding chaperonin-like RBCX protein 1, chloroplastic, whose protein sequence is MESYTILPASQFLFCPLNPNRTRSTITFNPLKQRISHPTSVQCQKMYVPGYGDASQEKKAAQQLHDFFTYIAVKIVNAQLQSYNREAYAELMQFLEQHSLNDGDKFCADLMRESSRHRSLALRILEVRSAYCKRDFEWDNLKRLASKMMDEHNTKVMRDYVSETHVMTESEK